The DNA segment AAGTTAGGAGAGTAAGTGGTCATTttcatctgatttttattttcagtatgagCGATGTATGTAACGTACAGTGTTCTGAAGAGAATGTTCTTAATTCTAAACAAGATGCAGTCTTTCAGgagaattattttgctttgagaTAGCTGCACAAAGTGCCTCTCTGGCTTCCCCAAAACCACATTCTCTTGAAATTGTGTCAGAACAGGTATGATAATTGACCCTTGCTGCAGGAAATGGCTCCATTTGTTGGCATTGTATGTGTGTAATGTCTTCATGCTATGCTAAAAAAGTTGGTTGGACTTGCCAGAACATGAACTTCTGAGGGAGCTGGTAAATAATCTGTGGAAAGATAAGAAGAGCGACCTGAGAGTGGTTAGCTAATTTAGTTGGGTACCTGAGGCTGAGGATGtcaatttccttatttttactTCAGGAAACTAAGGATTTGAGCCCATTGGTAGACCCCAGAGAAGAATTCAGTGTTACCAAGAGAATGATTTAGTGTTACATGGTTATTTTAAGGTCTGCAAACAAATTTTCCTGaaattctctgcttttaaaGCACATTCTTTGTATTGTAGTCCTTTATGGCCTTGGATACTCACCATGTAGGACAAACCACAAGAGGTGGTTAGTTCTTCTAAATGCCTCTGTTGTCAtagcaaatatttgcattccAAAGAGTGTACAGTGCTCCTAGAGAAATGAGTATTGTCACTGAACTAAGTGGAAGATATGAACTCTGATGGGTTGAGCAGATGTTAGTTCAGCTGGAAACTTTTTTCATCTGACATCAGCAGCTGCATCAATTTTTTCTTGTGATGGCTATCAACACTCACCTTCCTTTTACCTGAGACTGAACCACTGGGATTTATGTTCAGCTCTGTCTTGgaggtttcatttctttttactttctgaatAAATTTGCAGTGCAGGCCAGAAGCATTGTGAGAGACTTTGCTTagtagatttaatttttaatctgagGAATAATGATTAGAATAATAATTTCCTAAGAGCTTTATTTATTCAGTTAATGAATGAAAATTGCGTGAATAATTTAAATTGGGATTAGGCTATATGTAGTCCCACTGTGCTTTAATACTTTGTACCGTACCTTTAGATAAAGGTCCTTTAGCAATGGGTTTCTGTGGACTTAAAAGCTGTGATTAAAAACGTGTCAACTCATAACATGATAAAAAAGGAAGTCACTGCTTTGAAGATTCTACTgtaaaacttaaagaaaaaatgaaacgTATTTTATGAAAActcaagaaagagaataaagaatTCTATAAGAATATGTCCAAAAGAATAAGCTGATAACAATGCACATATTGTAATGCTTATTTGGGGGGAATGAGAGGAGGTTTGGCAGATCTGGGGGCAATTAATAGAAAGGGACACTGGTGTGATAACTAGAGACCTAGAAGACAATGAGTCACTAAAACTGAGCAAGAACTGAAATTCAGTAAACTTGTGATTAATGACATCAGATGAGACAAGGAAGTAAAATACCAGGCACTGTGTTTTTGCTGGGAGAGAATTGtgatttttgttcttctccCTTTGCTAGAAATAGAATAGGGGGCATTTAAAGAAATGGGAACTGAAACAGTGATGGTCTCATGATCTTCTTACTTCTCAAGACTTTCTAGATATGAAAATGGGGTGAGAAGTGCTTTTCCTAAAATGTAAGACTGAAAGAATGGGGAGGTAAAAATAGGTGCAGTAGAGGAAGCAGTATGTAGAGGTCATGAGGGACTGAAGGTATTGGGGAAGGTCCCAAtcaccaccaaaacaaaaaacaaaccaaacagaacGAATCTGCACCTCAGATTTAGAAACAGCGTTCACAAATATGCAGGATATGAGTGAATTTTCCTTCATTCTGCATTATGTGAGCTGTTTTGAATACATTGACATATCCAAGTACACCTGTACTTTATTTACTCCACTGGAATGATTTCTGGACTGCAAATATAttcctgtctgaaaaaaaaagacagttcaACCAGTGAATTCAGCCATTTGGTGTATAGTAAAGAATGGGCTAAGAGACAGTCAAGAGGTCTTGATGCTCCATTTTCGGGCTGGTGGGAGAGCTGCTTGTGCTTATATGGGGCAGGATTTATTGATACTTGTGTTGTAGAAGTGAAAGGGGCAGAGGGAATAAACTGTATGGGTATGCATGAATCCTTTATCATTAGCAGTCAGGACAATGAGCAGTGATTAGTCCTGATTAGATCCTTTTATTACATCAGCATTTCCAATGTGCCATGCACAATTTTGTTATTCGAAAGAGTTGAAGTGACTAATGGAAGTGCATATTTTATGGTTCAGGTTTGGTTTGGAGATATGTAATTATatgcagaagtaaaataaaaaaaaccaacatgtATTTTTGATGTAGGCAAATAGAATGTTGTGAAACAGCAGATGAGTTTTACAGTACCATGGGCAAGCTGACTCAGGAGATGCTGGAAGACAATCTGATTGACAGCAATGAACTCATGCAGGTGAGTAATTGTGATATAATTATTGTTTGTGTTGTGTGTGCATCCTTCAGGTGCTGATTTCtaacaaattacatttttgttcaGATACTGCAGAAGCCTAAACTCTCCCAAGAAGGAGAGTTTAAGATTAAATGAGTTGAGCTAGCGTGTCGATGAAACAAGTAGATGACCTGCAGTAAAAGCTAAAATCTTATCTTATGCACTAAGTATAGAGAACCACTAGGCTCCATTTGATTGTAAATTGGTTGTATGTTGACAGCTGAAAATTTTTGTGATATAACGTCCAACTGGATTTATGCAAGTGAGATGCAGAATCTTTCAGTAGTCATAATTTTTAGGgtgttcttttgttttatttttttttttttgccagttatTTATTACATTGTGTCCTTTTCCTTGTGCAGATGCTGTGAGAGACAAGAGTTTATCAagtgagaaggggaaaaaatatccttcatgatttaacaaaaaaaaagccatgaacAGTTGTTAGTgaactagaaataaaaacatttgtagATAATTACAGTTCCTGGATTCTTGGAGGAACAAAGATCCGCATTGttctgggaaagggaagggcCTTCAGTATTACAGACATAATTGTATTGATTTGcactcagggttttttttctggtatcttTGAGGTGTTGTCTACTTAGATGTTTTATAAAGATTTCATGCTACAATTCTGGAACGTTACTTTCAGTGAGTTTGAGTATGGTCATTAAATGGgtgcaaacacagagcaaataatacctttgaaatattttacctgATTTAGGGGAAGGAAAACATTGTCAGTCTCAGTCTGTGAATTTGCATGTGTTTATTACAGTAGTTAACAGTTGACTTCTGTTACCTATTATTAGAAGGAAAACTTATTGACTGGGATAATATGCTTCCATTGTCTGCTGAAGTGTTGCTCTGAAGTAAAGGATTACTTTCAGACTTTTGGCTTTTGTTATTGCCGTTTTTTAATACGGGAGCTCTGGGAATGAGAGGGGTGAGGACTGTGGCTTTGTTTGCTTCAAAAGTAGATATGCAGCTGGTCAGAGGTACtgaatacttattttaaaagtgttaaGGATGAGGCATTTCACCTAGGATGCATGAGGAGAGTGGCCCAAGTTGATGCCTTCTTGTGTTCATTGGGTTTTGGTTCCTGTCTCAAGTGCAATTAAATATCAATATATGGCATTTGTGACAAAGAATAGTCTTGGGAAGGCTGAAATGGTTGGGAAGGCTGACCCGGTGTGGATTTCTTTATTTGATGTTGTGTGTAATAGAAGATAAGGTATAGGTAACTTACTGATTGGAGGAATGatccttttgggtttttttgactgtTGCAATTACAAGTGTATTAAATTAGCAGTCTTTTTGTGcttcagcaaaaaataaatgcttggtGCAAAGTATATGTGTATTCATAGTGTACACTTGTATTTTGTGACACTGACAGGAGCGTTAGGGTAGAATAGCATTGCCTTTGGTGTGGGCAATATGGCAGGTTTAAGTTTTCTGCATAGGGatgcagtgtttctgttttatttgtgtcCTTTCAGTTGTAGAAACCACACAATAGTTTAGATAGCGTCCTTCAAATTAGAAGCAGGCTCTGGCAGTGTTTCTGTCTCCATCCAAAGTGTTCTAGGCTCTCTTTATGGTAAGTGGAGAGAATTATGCACTACAAGTGTTtaccatcagggaatgtgaaTGCCACTATGTTCCCATTTGCTGCATTTGGAGAACTCCTCtgtgtgggaaaagaaaataaagaaatatgagCTAGTGCATTAATGAAAGGATCCACACTGCTTGAACACACtggtttttaaattgttttaggCTTTTTCAGAGGCATCATCGAGAGATGAATGTGTAGactgctttgtttaaaaacagaaaaataaaaatttccccCCtaatcaaaatcaaaacaatggATTTACATCTAATACTTTTTACAAGTTGGCTCAAGGATTAGTATTCTGCTGCAGGCGAAGATTAGTATCCTATGCTGCTTTCCCTATGCATTCCAGTAAGCGTTGCTGGTGGCAATCATCTCTTTTATTTAGATTTGCATGACATTTACATTTGCATCTAAACTAGCTCTCTGGGCTCTCTTAAGCCAGCAAACAGGAACAGGCACTTCTTTGCCACTAGAAAACAAATTGTGCTCTAAAAGGCCTGTTCCCATTGGGAGTTAGAGGAGGGAGGTGTGATGATCCTTCAGGGGAAAGCGTTGAGTGAGCAGATGTCTAAAGTAGATCAGAGGACTCTTGTCCTCCTTCTCTCCACCAGCACGTATAGCTGGTGCAAGTTTATAATTAAAGttgcctccttccctcccatGCAGACAATACATATACTTAGGATTGAAGGCTTAAAGCTTTTGCAGATTTGGCCTTTGCATGGCAAGGGTTTTTACAATGTAGTGCTGAGGGGAACGTGGAGGGTTtggggaagaaagcaaacaagccTATAGCTTCCTCCTCTTTCATATTGAACAGTATAGGTTCAAAAAGGGAAGAGCCATAGGTATCAGGTGCTACACCAGATACGTATTCAGGTCTAGAAATTAAATGGATACAGTATGCAGTATTGTAATTTTATTGGCATTCTAGTAAACTTTGGCTCTAACACGGAGACAGAAGGTTGTATACCAGGTGTCTGCAGATTTTCCAAACAGCATGTGCTAGATTGAGTACACGCTTTCATGCCTTCTCAGAAAGCAAGCATTTTTAATAGGCAGTTAAACTAATTCAGTTTGCACTCCTAGAAACTTTCCAGTGTAAAGGAAGTGAGgagcaaacaggaaaaggagagggacCCCTGTGTGTTTACTGTGGTAAAGGGGAACAGGGATTAATCTCTCTGTAGCACCTTAGCATTTTACACTGTCTCCCATAGACAGTTTCCCTGATCTGATGGTATTCACTATTAACTTTCTGCTTGAGtagcactttgttttcttttgggtttgtttattatttttttattttgcttccctAGTGAaagtgaaaagagagaagagccTTAAACCGGTGTGGGGCAGCTCTTGACAGAAATGTTTGAGCGATCTGCAAAGACAAAATTGCTTGGCCTCTTACGGAAGCCACAGCCCTTCTGCATGGTATTCTGCTGAGGATGTGGATGGCTTTGCATTTTTAGGCTAAGGGAAAGGATTGACAAATGCTATTGATTTAATGTGAgaagagaggtttttttccttggcttCTTCTCTTGTTCCCAGAATCTGTCCATTACAACCATATATAAGATAATAAGTTGGACTACATCGTGCTTCTTATGTGTAGGCTATTTCTGACTGGCAAAGTGTCGTGAGAATTAATCAAGTGGCACCCAGGGCTGTTGTACAAACTAGGAACGACATTCTTTGATGCTGAAGCATTGCTGTGAGGACACCACAGGTGTTGATCGACAATACTTTTTTAATGTGCAGTGGATCTTGCACCAGCATTTGTTGATCTCTTAGCCAGATGGCAAGTAACGGTCCAGGTATAATCTGGTAAcaagtaattaaattaaaaatgtgtatgcTAAATTAAAGAAACCACACAGGATCTGGAAGAGACACAGACTGGAGACAGGCAAAAGCTAAAAGCATAATCTAAAACAGTAGGTGCAAGGAGCAAATGGAGGACTCAGGGTCGACTGTTTCACTTAAAGGGTAACTGGCATATGGAACAAGTTACCCAAAAAGGCTGTAGACATAAAGAGTAGAAATAAATTCCAGACACACCTTCTTCTCTGTGAAGGGGGAGAGTTGAGGcatatgggggaaaaaaaaccaaagcaggaAAGTGTGGTGGAGATCAAACAAGCAGGCAGACGCGTTAGGCCAGAGGTAGGTCTTTCTCCAGATCATGAAGTTCCTTTGTCTGGTAGACTGCAGGGATATCACTTGTTCAGGCCCTagagaatatttgtttttcacagcaGCATTGTAGTTTCGTGGAGTGGCAACGCCTCGTTTCATGCTCTGGATTTTTGTATGCATTCTCCTTGCCTTAGAGTCTGTGCATGGCTTGAActgtaaaagcatttttgcttAGAAGCCTGTTGGGCTGCACTGTTGCCCCGTGCCTGATCCAGGCAGGAGTGTCCTTCCTGCTCCCCATTGCTTACATCATTGCCGTaggtgaaacatttttttttttctcttcttccatcaGGAAAGGTCTAGTACTGAAttcatgtttgtgtttttccctAGTGTATTTAGCACACACAAGGCATGGTTCAAGAATGGATTATATAGAAATTGTTCCTTTCATCTTAATTGAGGCCATTTGCCTTCAGACGAAACTATTACTTACTAGtgcaagaataaaagaaaatataagtgAAGATTTCTTGTCATAGCTGATGAGAAATTTTTATGTTGCTGTCTTTCAgaagacatttaattttcaagatGGGGAAAAGCTATGATTTTTCAgggaaacagtgaaaaatgatatttcagctatttttttctttttacttctttttacttCATTGAGACTCCCAATGAATTGTGTGTCAGTTATCTGAAAGTCCTGAATAGTTGTCAGTGtacaaaagcaggagaaaaaagacaACTAAAACAGGTACGAACAAATCATCAGTGATATTGCAACAAATATGATGTGTCTTTATGCTGAGTCAGCTGGTGACACACATTCTGTTATTACAAAATTCCTTAAAGCAAAGATAATGCTGAAAGCAAATTCATTTGCAACTATTTATCTTCTTTAACTGTGAGTactgaagtaaataaaacattattttttatggCCTTGTTTTAGGTTCTAGGGATTACATTTTAGAGTTGCAGAGGGGTTTCTTTGTTCACCATGGaacaaatttctttaaaaacaaccatcacccaccaaaaaaaccccaccaaacaaCATCAAACCCAAAAACTGAGAGGAGAAAGGTTAGCTGTGTAATGCTGGGTTCTTCTTTTGTTAACTGTTGTGATGATTTCCTTTGCACTAGCTCTTGGGGCTGCTCGGGTGAAGTAATGGGTCTGTTAAGAGTCCATCTGCTCCTTCCTATCTACACTCGCATCAATACCTTATTGAATACTTGAGCAAAAATATAGGTCTTCTGGAAGATCCCCAAAACCTCAATGATGCGTTCATGTAGCTGGAATCATagttggaggaggaggatttcCAGTGTGCTGGCAAGGAGAGGTTTGACAATGATTATTGAATAAATACAAGAGTTGAAACAGACACTACATCTCATGttatatattccttttttttttttcttttctttgaaccATGTATCTTTCTAGTGCATCTGTCTTTATTTGTCTTAGAGGAAATACTGACTGATTCATAAAACTAGACAGTTTCTATTTTCTTACAGCATATGAAAACATACAGCCTTTAATCCTATAAGGCTGTGAAGGTCTCTTCATGGAGGAATCTTTTGTGGGGCTGTCAGTTAAAGTGacaattttaaaagctgcatttttttccccccctagACTGTTTATACCATGGCTCAATTTCCCTTCCCCCAACTGGCAGAATTAAGGGAGAAATACACATACAACATTACTCCTTTCCCCGCGGCAGTAAAATCAACTTCATTTTCAGGGTAAGTTTGAAATGCACTGCTTATGGCATATAGCCTTATTGTTTACCCTGCACAGACAGTGAAAATGCAGGTGGCGTCCTCCCTTGTATGTTCCTAAAGAAGACAAAGATGTTTGGTAATGATCATAGTTAAGAATGgctctttcttatttcttttatgttctCATTTGACAGAAGGCTGGGCAGAACCAGAGACAGTGATGAGGAGAATGACCAAGACGATGATGACTCAATTGCCAATGCAATTGGCTGTCTTGGACCATTAAGTGGGTTTTTGGTGCCTGAGCTCCAAAAATACCAAAAACAGATGAAAGGTAAAAGtgcttttgttcattttggaaaacagttAAATCTGCATGACCTTGCAGAAATTGTATGTGGCTTCCACTGTGAAAACTGCTaccaaaattgtattttatattcACAAAGAGATGAAACCAGGTGCTGAATGACTTGTTCTGCCGTCTGTGAAGGTGTCTTCAAAGTCAAGTTTGAAGCTGTATGTATACAATAAATGACAGGGCACGTTAAGGATTTTGCTACAGTGATGGTTAAAAACCCAACCCCATAGAGTTGCCCACCCACAAAATAAGTAGTACATGTTTGGAAAAATGTCCACCCTAAATCCATGCTTATTTCCAAGAAGTGTGAGTTAGTCAGCATATTCTGGAGGGCATACATAGAGTAAATAATGTTGACCTTTGTTAGCATATGTGTGGATAATTTTGGAACCTGTCAGCAGTGAGTGAATTCTGCAGGTCATTTCACTGCCCTTTTGGCGAAACCTTCAGGCAGTTGTATGTGTTGgatatattcatattttttttaaaaaaagttggGTGTAGGTTAGGGTGTTCTGACAAAATGGCACTACTTTTCAAATCTCTCCCcgttgaaataaaatttctggcAGAATTGTATGTTCACCTGTGCAAGCCctacaagcagaacaaaatacTGGTCTGTTCGAGAAAAGCAGACCCTTTGGTAACTTGCAGCAGCCTTAACGGTACTGGATGAACAGGGATTTTGTGATAACCTGGGAGAGAGTATTGTTATTTATCTCCATActtccccctcaaaaaaaatctagacAGAGGTGTAATTAAATAACAGCAGCTGCTACATCCTCTTGCTTGTGGCTTGGTTTTGCTGAGACCTATAAGCTGCACTTTTCTTGATTGCTGTggtgttctgcttttctgttcctgaGGGACTCTAAATCTCTACCTGCTGTTTCAGGCTAGCACTTGCTCAGAACATCAAACTGCTGTTGCAAACTAAGCCAAACCCAAACAGACATCCCTTGAAATGAATTATCCCCTTGACCCCGGAGTGTCGGTTTGGTGGTGCGTcagaaacagctgtgaaaataaattgcactgctgctgttgctctgTAGCTGTTGATCAGAGATGCTCTCAGGCTGCTTGATCCTTAGCTGATCTGTGCATACCCCTTTTGTTGCTGCTAGCAGCTCTCTCCCTGTCGTGCTATAACTGTTTATTGATGCTTCTTGCTATTATCACTGGGTCAGTTGTTTATTCTCATGCCTGCTTGACTGGACTGTATCTTGTAACTTGTGTTCTTAGGCTCTGCTTTGACCAACTGAGCATCTTTAATAATAAGTTTCTGAATTGCTTCAGTGATGGCTTGATGTACTCATGGGTAATTGAAGAACTGTGCTTATAACTTTGGAATGCTATGTTAAttgatttttgtgctttttaaactCCCCTCAAACCCTTGGTATTCTTAAGCAGTAGTTCTAGAAATGTAATGCTTCTTATAAATAGTGCAGCTTTCTAAAACATGCATATTGTAATACATTTTTACTTAAAGACTACAGTTAAATAAGACAGTAGGAATCAGACATAGATTTCCCTTGTAGATAATCTGTGGAACTCTTTGAGTATGTCAATTTACTCCTCATCTCCATTGTATTCCTACTGTGCAGATCAGAATGAAGAACAAAGTCTGGGTTCCAGTAACATTGCAGAATTAAGTCCAGGAGCAATAGACTCTTGCCGAAGCGAGTATCATGCTGCTTTTAACAGCATGATGATGGAGCGTATGACTACTGATATTAATGCACTGAAAAAGCAATATTCcaggataaagaaaaagcagcaacagcaggtTCACCATGTATATATCAGAGCAGGTAATGTATCAAAATGTGCttcatttacttatttattacGAGCTAACCTCATCATAGGAGACAAGGCAAATAACATTCTTTTACATGTAACCTGGTAGACAAAACAAGAGATGCAAATGGAATATCTAACACGTTAGTAGTAAGAGGCTTCCTGCAGACAGATTGTAAATgagaaggtgatttttttttttcttttgtcaggaTCAGAAGATGATGACCCTGGGATTTTTTTAGGTCCCAGGGACCAGCTGAACAATGGTATTTAAAAGTGTCTTTGCTATCTGGGTGCATTGTGTTGATCTCTCtgattaaaaattttaaatctttggCCTTCTTGGAATTGACATACTGATGCACTGGTAAAAGTGAAATGAGGAGATGGGTGTACTTCAGACCAAGTGGCGGGTAGATTCTTAGCGGGTCCATATTATCCTAACTCCTCTGAGTTCATCCAGGCATGGCAAATTATGCAGCTGAAGAACTGGCTTAGATGTTCTATTGTGGCTGACACTCTACCTAGCTGTAATGACACTGCTGTGAGGATTGAGCATCAGTTTGTTATTTAGCAGTCCGTGTTACGGAATTTATTTCCCCAGTTGAAAAACTCAACGTGGAGGTTAGTGTGACAGTGTAGCTGAAGGTTATAGTGGGTGTGCAAGTTGAACGCAGCACACCccattccttccttcccactTAGGTGTCATCTTTCTAAGCCAGCGTTGAATCATGCAGACGTGGAGACTCTGACTTTAGAGTCAGAGCAGAGATCGATGTGGAGAATTCTTATTCCTCCTCTAGATTGTCTAAACTTCTCCTAGCCAGGAGCATTTGAATACACAGAGCTGCAACTTCTCGTTAACATTAACATCATTtgcaaggaattttttttttttttttaatattggcAAAGTATTTGCTTTGAACAAAGGCTGCAGCCAAGAGAAACAGTGCAAACAGTAAAATGTTGATTCCAAAGAACTGCCAACCTCCGTCCCCCAAACTTTTCTAATCTTACTGATTATGATGCGGGGCTGGCTTTGTGGTTTACTTGAACTGTCATCTAATTACCTAATTCTGAGTCTACTGTGCTGGTTTAATAACAGATCCTAATAGAAAAGAGTTGGTGTGGTTTatccattaaaaatacattagttCATTCTCCAGTCACAAAAGCCTCATGAAAAGGCTTATTTAACTGACCTTGTACAAGGACTGAATTGCCTTTTACAgttggaagagaaataaagatcaGAAGCTAATTTTAAGGTTAAACTATCAGTTACAGTGCAATTCCAAAAATCAAGAAGCTGTTTTtgttatgatttatttttgtaatagtCCTGGCTGAGGACTTCCCTATAGGTAAGAAGCAGGAAGGGAGGACAGGAAATCCTGATTACAGAAGTTACAGCTTTGTGTTCAACTCCAAGATGTAAGAGAAattgactgtttttctttttttttcaaatagaagTTAATCCTACAACTGTTTGCTATACCTTGAGAAAGGCATCAAATTTAGTGATGGATCCTTAGAATATTTAGTTGTTTTGATCTTTAACAATACAGCgtttcttttaaacactttcTTTCAGACAAAGGGCCAGTTACCAGCCTCCTCCCTTCTCAGGTAAACCATTCCCCGGTGATAAACCACCTCCTTTtaggaaagaagatgaaattgAATAACAGGTCTCTCAAAAATGCTGTTATTCACATCCCAAGTCATGCTGCAGGGAAGATGTCTCCCATTCCCCAAGAAgatcttaaaacaaaactgaattccCCGTGGCGTACTCACATACGAGTTCATCGAAAGAATATTGCTAGGGCCAAAGGCCAGCTGGGCTACGGGGATACCATAGGACTGATAGATGAGCAGAGTgagaactgtaaaataaatagcCCTGGGGCAAAGGAGGAGACTTCCAAACATTCTGactttgaagaaagagaaggaggtggTTTGGATGACAGGACTACTCGAAAAGCTGAGCAGCAGTCGTCTGAGGCAGGCTCTGTGGACAGCAGTACAGACATGTCAGTGGTACAGCTCAAACTGGAAGCACTGGAACTCACCTCAGATAGCAAAAACGACGTTGAGTCAACATCCCATCAGTCCAGCCAGCCACGTTTATCAGAGTCCTCCCGTTCATCCAGTGACAGTGGAAACCTGGCTAAATCTCCCCAGCCTGGGAACACAAAGCCACATGTCTTCAATCCTTTTCCCAGTGTCAAGCCTCTTCGGAAGTCAGCTACAGCCAGGAATTTAGGGCTGTATGGCCCTACTGAAAGAACGCCAACTGTACACTTCCCACAAATGAGCAGAAGTTTCAATAAGTCTGCCAGTGGCAACAGTGGGACCAGGAAACGATGATGTACTACCTGGTACTTTCAGTTCCTGACAGCAACAAAAAActttcattccctttttttttttttcccccactaatgtgtgtgtgtgtgtgtgtgtgtgtgtgcgcgtgtcCCAAAAAGTTCCTGATTGTTAAGTAATGGGGAGAAAAG comes from the Cuculus canorus isolate bCucCan1 chromosome 1, bCucCan1.pri, whole genome shotgun sequence genome and includes:
- the TBC1D30 gene encoding TBC1 domain family member 30 isoform X4; translated protein: MRQERLPGSLRRGGRCLKRQSSGGGVGTILSNVLKKRSCISRTAPRLLCTLEPGVDTKLKFTLEPSLGQNGFQQWHDALKAVARLPTGIPKEWRRKVWLTLADQYLHSIAIDWDKTMRFTFNERSNPDDDSMGIQIVKDLHRTGCSSYCGQEAEQDRVVLKRVLLAYARWNKSVGYCQGFNILAALILEVMEGNEGDALKIMIYLIDKVLPDSYFVNNLRALSVDMAVFRDLLRMKLPELSQHLDTLQRAANRESGGGYEPPLTNVFTMQWFLTLFATCLPNHTVLKIWDSVFFEGSEIILRVALAIWAKLGEQIECCETADEFYSTMGKLTQEMLEDNLIDSNELMQTVYTMAQFPFPQLAELREKYTYNITPFPAAVKSTSFSGRLGRTRDSDEENDQDDDDSIANAIGCLGPLSGFLVPELQKYQKQMKDQNEEQSLGSSNIAELSPGAIDSCRSEYHAAFNSMMMERMTTDINALKKQYSRIKKKQQQQVHHVYIRADKGPVTSLLPSQVNHSPVINHLLLGKKMKLNNRSLKNAVIHIPSHAAGKMSPIPQEDLKTKLNSPWRTHIRVHRKNIARAKGQLGYGDTIGLIDEQSENCKINSPGAKEETSKHSDFEEREGGGLDDRTTRKAEQQSSEAGSVDSSTDMSVVQLKLEALELTSDSKNDVESTSHQSSQPRLSESSRSSSDSGNLAKSPQPGNTKPHVFNPFPSVKPLRKSATARNLGLYGPTERTPTVHFPQMSRSFNKSASGNSGTRKR
- the TBC1D30 gene encoding TBC1 domain family member 30 isoform X2, which translates into the protein MEGGAGRAGSSADSLPEEDEDDEGPGGGNGRRGRASSLVSGLLIELYSAAEPGSARSRALRELRRRPSPLRYLRLKDVGELTTIKRELNYRISVQSAKLLRLLKQKDRLVHKVQKNCDIVTACLQAVSQKRRVDTKLKFTLEPSLGQNGFQQWHDALKAVARLPTGIPKEWRRKVWLTLADQYLHSIAIDWDKTMRFTFNERSNPDDDSMGIQIVKDLHRTGCSSYCGQEAEQDRVVLKRVLLAYARWNKSVGYCQGFNILAALILEVMEGNEGDALKIMIYLIDKVLPDSYFVNNLRALSVDMAVFRDLLRMKLPELSQHLDTLQRAANRESGGGYEPPLTNVFTMQWFLTLFATCLPNHTVLKIWDSVFFEGSEIILRVALAIWAKLGEQIECCETADEFYSTMGKLTQEMLEDNLIDSNELMQTVYTMAQFPFPQLAELREKYTYNITPFPAAVKSTSFSGRLGRTRDSDEENDQDDDDSIANAIGCLGPLSGFLVPELQKYQKQMKDQNEEQSLGSSNIAELSPGAIDSCRSEYHAAFNSMMMERMTTDINALKKQYSRIKKKQQQQVHHVYIRADKGPVTSLLPSQVNHSPVINHLLLGKKMKLNNRSLKNAVIHIPSHAAGKMSPIPQEDLKTKLNSPWRTHIRVHRKNIARAKGQLGYGDTIGLIDEQSENCKINSPGAKEETSKHSDFEEREGGGLDDRTTRKAEQQSSEAGSVDSSTDMSVVQLKLEALELTSDSKNDVESTSHQSSQPRLSESSRSSSDSGNLAKSPQPGNTKPHVFNPFPSVKPLRKSATARNLGLYGPTERTPTVHFPQMSRSFNKSASGNSGTRKR